Proteins encoded in a region of the Leopardus geoffroyi isolate Oge1 chromosome E2, O.geoffroyi_Oge1_pat1.0, whole genome shotgun sequence genome:
- the NQO1 gene encoding NAD(P)H dehydrogenase [quinone] 1 isoform X2 yields the protein MKEAAVEALKRKGWEVTVSDLYAMNFNPVISRRDITGPLKDPENFQYPAESVLAYKEGRLSPDIVAEQKKLEAADLVIFQFPLQWFGVPAILKGWFERVLVGGFAYTYAAMYDNGPFRSGTLHFCGFQVLEPQLTYSIGRTPTDARIQILDGWKKRLENIWDEKPLYFAPSSLFDLNFQAGFLMKKEVQDEQQNEKFGLSVGHHLGKSIPTDNQIKARK from the exons ATGAAGGAGGCTGCCGTAGAGGCCTTGAAGAGGAAAGGATGGGAGGTCACTGTGTCAGACCTGTATGCCATGAACTTCAATCCCGTCATCTCCAGAAGGGACATCACAG GTCCACTGAAGGACCCCGAGAACTTTCAGTATCCTGCCGAGTCTGTTCTAGCTTATAAAGAAGGCCGCCTGAGCCCCGATATTGTGGCAGAACAAAAGAAGCTGGAAGCTGCAGACCTTGTGATTTTTCAG TTCCCGCTGCAGTGGTTCGGCGTCCCCGCCATCCTGAAAGGCTGGTTTGAACGAGTGCTCGTAGGGGGGTTCGCGTACACGTATGCTGCCATGTATGACAATGGACCTTTCCGG AGCGGCACTCTGCATTTCTGTGGCTTCCAAGTCCTGGAACCTCAGCTGACATACAGCATTGGGCGCACTCCTACGGACGCGCGAATTCAGATCCTGGACGGATGGAAGAAACGCCTGGAAAATATCTGGGATGAGAAGCCACTGTATTTTGCTCCAAGTAGCCTCTTTGACTTAAACTTCCAGGCAGGGTTCTTAATGAAAAAGGAAGTGCAGGATGAGCAGCAAAACGAAAAATTTGGCCTCTCTGTGGGCCATCATTTGGGCAAGTCCATTCCGACTGACAACCAGATCAAAGCCAGAAAATGA
- the NQO1 gene encoding NAD(P)H dehydrogenase [quinone] 1 isoform X1: MKEAAVEALKRKGWEVTVSDLYAMNFNPVISRRDITGPLKDPENFQYPAESVLAYKEGRLSPDIVAEQKKLEAADLVIFQFPLQWFGVPAILKGWFERVLVGGFAYTYAAMYDNGPFRNKKTVLSITTGGSGSMYSLQGIHGDMNIILWPIQSGTLHFCGFQVLEPQLTYSIGRTPTDARIQILDGWKKRLENIWDEKPLYFAPSSLFDLNFQAGFLMKKEVQDEQQNEKFGLSVGHHLGKSIPTDNQIKARK; this comes from the exons ATGAAGGAGGCTGCCGTAGAGGCCTTGAAGAGGAAAGGATGGGAGGTCACTGTGTCAGACCTGTATGCCATGAACTTCAATCCCGTCATCTCCAGAAGGGACATCACAG GTCCACTGAAGGACCCCGAGAACTTTCAGTATCCTGCCGAGTCTGTTCTAGCTTATAAAGAAGGCCGCCTGAGCCCCGATATTGTGGCAGAACAAAAGAAGCTGGAAGCTGCAGACCTTGTGATTTTTCAG TTCCCGCTGCAGTGGTTCGGCGTCCCCGCCATCCTGAAAGGCTGGTTTGAACGAGTGCTCGTAGGGGGGTTCGCGTACACGTATGCTGCCATGTATGACAATGGACCTTTCCGG AATAAGAAGACCGTGCTTTCCATCACCACTGGTGGCAGCGGCTCCATGTACTCTCTGCAGGGTATCCACGGAGACATGAATATCATCCTCTGGCCAATTCAG AGCGGCACTCTGCATTTCTGTGGCTTCCAAGTCCTGGAACCTCAGCTGACATACAGCATTGGGCGCACTCCTACGGACGCGCGAATTCAGATCCTGGACGGATGGAAGAAACGCCTGGAAAATATCTGGGATGAGAAGCCACTGTATTTTGCTCCAAGTAGCCTCTTTGACTTAAACTTCCAGGCAGGGTTCTTAATGAAAAAGGAAGTGCAGGATGAGCAGCAAAACGAAAAATTTGGCCTCTCTGTGGGCCATCATTTGGGCAAGTCCATTCCGACTGACAACCAGATCAAAGCCAGAAAATGA